Below is a genomic region from Pirellulales bacterium.
CGGCCGGACCGCAAGGTCCGGCCGGGCCGGCGGGGGTAGTGTCTTAGATTTGGGTTTGTCTCACGAACGCAGCCATCCTCGTAGGGTGGGAGCGGCGAGCTTGCGAGCGCCGGCCCACCATCGTTCGGCATGAGGCATCAGGTTGTTCGTCCTGACGCCTGACACCTGAAAGCTGACGCCTCTTCGTGGTGGGCCGGCGCTCGCAAGCTCGCTGGTCCCACCCTACGCTTTCCCCCCGTGGCCATTTGGCACGATCGCTACCACCAGCACCGACTTGCCCTTTCCGGCCGGCGTTGCTTGCAAGCCGACGCCGGCTGTCGCATAATGGTCGCATGGATGCCATCCTTGCTCGGCTCGAACAGATCTTTCGCACCGTCCTGCTGGACGACAGCTTGACGCTGACACCCCAAACCAGTGGGAAGGACTTGGATGGCTGGGACTCGCTCACGCACGTGACCGTGATGGTCCATGCCGAGCGGGAGTTTGGCGTCCGGTTCACGAGCTCCGAAATCTCCGGATGGCAGAACGTCGGCGAGCTGGCGGAGCTGATCGAGGCCCGTCTGCGGCAAAAGGTCGACGCGGCCGCGCATTGACGCCAGCGGCGGCGGCGGACAGGCGGAGGTAAGTTAGGGTCGAGGTGGGCGAGCAAGAGGGTGGCCGACTTCGTGCGAAGCGGATTCTGACACGAGATGGACCTATCCACACTCGATCTCTATGGCCCAGGCTTCTGGTGCGTCCTGGCGCTGGCGGTGCTGGTGCTGCTGCCGATCGTTTCGCCCGTGCTGCGCAAATGGGCCTGGGCCGCCGTCAACCTGGGGTTTCTCGGCCTGCTGCTGGGCGCTCCCGATCTGCGCCGCGTTTGGGATCTCGTGCAACGATGGTCACTGCGAGATGGGGCGGCGGTGGTGTTTTCGTCCGGGCTGGGCATGGCGTGCGCCGGCGTGCTGGCGGTTTGGATTGTGCTGCGTGCGATCGAACGTCGCCGGCTGAGCGTCTTGCCGCTGATCTTGGGAGGCTTGGCGGTCTTGGGCCTGTTCGTCATGCACAAGCTCTCGGTAAAAACGCTCTACGACGCCGACGGTGTCAGGGAGGCGCTCGACGCCGTTGGACTTTCCCGCGACCGCGTGCAGCCGCTTAAATCAGTGCTGCTGGCGATCGGATTTTCCTACGTGGCGTTGCGGCTGGTCGAAGTGCTGCGGCTGACGCACGAGGGACGGCACCCCGCTCCCGATTTGCCGTCGACGGTCAATTACCTGCTGCCGTTTCACATGCTTGCGGCCGGACCGATCCAGGGTTATGCGGATTTCGTGGCGCAGCCGGCCGTGCCGCCGCCCCTGACCGCCTCGGATGCCCTGCGCGGCGTCGAGCGGATCGCCCACGGATTGTTCAAGAAGTACGTGCTGGCAACCATCGTCGATCGGGCCTTTTTGACGCACTTCAGCGCCGGCTTTCCTTATATGGGCGTCGAAATGGTGTTGTTTTATTTCTGGATCTACCTCGATTTCAGCGCCTATAGCGATATCACGGTCGGGGCGGGCCGCTTGATGGGCGTGGCCACGCCGGAAAACTTCAACCGCCCTTACGTGGCGCGGAACCTGATCGACTTCTGGGACCGTTGGCACATGTCGTTGTCGCGGTTCGTCTACCGCAACCTGTTCATTCCCGTGCAGCTGGCGCTGCTCCGCCGCGCCGGTCCGCAGAGGGCGCTGTGGTGCGCCAGCGTGGCGTTCACCGTGGCGTTCGTGCTTTGCGGCCTGTGGCACGAGTTGAACTGGCGCTGGCTGATGTGGGGCGTGCTCAACGCCGCGGGGCTGGTGACGGTCAACTGGTACCGCGCCTGGCTGCAAAAGCGGCTCAGCCGTGAAGCCATGAATCGTTATCGTGCCAATCCCGGCATCCGGGTGGCGGCCTCCATCTTGACGCAGGTCTTTTTCGCCTTCACGCTACTGGTAGCGAATTGGCCGCGAGAATAGAGTGTAGGGTGGGGCAAGCTCGCTGGTCCCACCCTACGATGACGATTAAGTGAAAGCGAAAAATGGCAGGTTCGAAATCGAACGAAGGCGGCATCCCGTTCTGGCAGTTTGTCCTGCGGCTGCTGTGGGTGGTGGTTCAACTCCTGTTGGTATATTGGCTAGGTGAAAGCGGTGCGCAGTTTTTTTACCAAGGTTTTTAGACGGCTGGCGGCGGCGGGCTTCGACCTCTCGCGCTATCGCGGCATTCTCGTCGTGATGGCCGGCGTGCTGCTGGTCTTCGTGGCGATGCACTACGTGCTGGGCTTCACGTTCGGCAGCGACGCCGCCGCGCTGCACCCGCGGCAACGGCCGCTGGGCTGGCAGATGTACGAAAAAACCTGGGGCCGGGTGGCGGCCATCGACCGCTTGCACCTGCACGGCCAGTTGCCGCCCGGCACGCGGCTGGGGGTTTATATCGGCGTTTCGACGACCGCCACGGGCATCCAGCGCAAATACCTGGACGCCGGGGCCACTTCTGCCGACCGTTGGATCGTGCTGACTGGCGCCGGCTTGAGCTTCGAGAACCTCGAAAGCGTGATGCAGCCGATCTTTTTTTGCAGCTTGAAGCCGTCCGTCGT
It encodes:
- a CDS encoding MBOAT family O-acyltransferase; translation: MDLSTLDLYGPGFWCVLALAVLVLLPIVSPVLRKWAWAAVNLGFLGLLLGAPDLRRVWDLVQRWSLRDGAAVVFSSGLGMACAGVLAVWIVLRAIERRRLSVLPLILGGLAVLGLFVMHKLSVKTLYDADGVREALDAVGLSRDRVQPLKSVLLAIGFSYVALRLVEVLRLTHEGRHPAPDLPSTVNYLLPFHMLAAGPIQGYADFVAQPAVPPPLTASDALRGVERIAHGLFKKYVLATIVDRAFLTHFSAGFPYMGVEMVLFYFWIYLDFSAYSDITVGAGRLMGVATPENFNRPYVARNLIDFWDRWHMSLSRFVYRNLFIPVQLALLRRAGPQRALWCASVAFTVAFVLCGLWHELNWRWLMWGVLNAAGLVTVNWYRAWLQKRLSREAMNRYRANPGIRVAASILTQVFFAFTLLVANWPRE
- a CDS encoding acyl carrier protein, whose product is MDAILARLEQIFRTVLLDDSLTLTPQTSGKDLDGWDSLTHVTVMVHAEREFGVRFTSSEISGWQNVGELAELIEARLRQKVDAAAH